Part of the Bacteroidota bacterium genome is shown below.
TTGATTTTTGTTTAGTGCTGGTGCTTATTTCCCAACAGGTTTCCAGTCGGCATAATGGTCTGAAACGACAAAGCTTTTTGGTTCACTCGTGAAGTGCGCATCTGAATTGTAAGTCCAGCCAAGATATTCCGATCCTCCTGCATTTTCTGTTGTTATCAGGAAACGGTTGTCAAGGTGACCAAAATAATTGGCCTGGTCGCGGGGCCATTCATGATCACCACCACTGGGATCAACAGGTACCCATCCATAGTTGGGGAGATATACCTCCACCCAGCGGTGGAACACATCATCCATACAAACATCATCTCCCCTCACCACCACCGAACCCACGTACCGTGCCGGCAATCCTGCAGCCCTGCACATGGAGATGTAAACAAATGTATATTCGGAACAGGAACCGTTTCCGCGTTCAAGCACGGTTGGAGCAGTGTTCCAGCCCCCAACCATTTCATAGTACATATTGTCGATCAGGTGATGATAAATATTCCTTGCAATGCGATAAGGGTTTTTCTCATCGCCAACGCACTGCTTCAGTGCATCCTGAATAACGGGATGATTCATCTGGTATTTTTCATTATCACCAAGATACTTTTGTTTGACCTCTGCCGGAATATCTTCCAATGGACCAACCTTATCAGGAAAAATAAAATAACGTACCTCATAAATCTTTGCCCGTGTTATCATATCCCCTTCTCTTTTACCACCGGCCTCGATCCCTTCGAAATGGAAATGAGCGCAGTTCTGACCCGATGCATCGCTTACAACATCGTTGAACTTATTGCTGTGCGATATTTTCTCTATTATCTGATTGTCGCGGTCTTGTGGAATTGCCAGATAAATATCGGCAGTAAGTACTTTTCCCGGTCCGAAATTGGTAATCTCATGAGTATATGTTACTTCGGCATGACGTTCATTGGTCCTGCTGTAAAGATCATTATCCCTTACGGACAATTTAAATATTTTATCCTGTTCTGTGTCGGAAGCCCACAAGTATTGCCCGTCGTAACACAATCCAAGGGTGAAAGCACCCGGAGCTTCTGTGATCAAAAGAACTGTGCCATCCTCGGGATCTATCATGTATATTTCATCCCTGATCCTGTCGGAAGCCCAAAGATAGGTTCCGTCAAACGCCAGTCCTCTCGTATCCCCTGAAGGAGCTTTAAATGCTTTAATGGTGGTGCCATCGTCAGGGTTAAACTGAATTATTTCGTCAGAACCATTGTCGGCGCACCAAAGGTAGGCTCCATCCCAGGCTAATCCCCTGGGAGTAGAAGATGGCGATTGCACACTGTGCAGGATATTTCCTGTGGCCGGGTCAAGTTTGTAAATAATACCCTGGTAATTTTCGGATAACGGAAGCCCTCCTTTGACATCCGCAGCCCATAGATATTTGCCGTCCCAGGTAAGCCCTGTCGGCCAATATGCCGGTGACGGAATACTTCTCAACACTTCGCCGCTGGCCGGATTCAGGCAATAAATCTTTTTGTCTTTGCGATCCGCTACCCAAATATTCGTACCATCATATGCTATCCCTGTCGGGAACAGTCCCGGAGTTTTAAACGATTTCAATACCTCGCCGGTCCAGGCATCAGCCTCAAACCCGGAAAACAAATACATAACAAGGGAAATCCCAGCAAGAATGCTTCCCGAAATTCGTTTCATAACTATATGTATTAAAATTAATTATCGAGTAAACCCCGGCCGGTCTTCCTGATTTTTTTACTGGCACGAAACTCTTCCACCATTTTATCGAGGATGCCGTTAATAAAAAGTTTGCTTTTCGATGAACTGTAATACTTCGATATTTCTATGTACTCGTTCATGGTAACTTTAACCGGTATTGAGGGGAAATCAGTAAGTTCAACCAAAGCCATATTTATCAGCAGGATATCCATGATGGCAATCCGGTCAAGTTCCCAGTTTTTCGCCCTCTCGGCTATTAGCTCCCT
Proteins encoded:
- a CDS encoding transglutaminase is translated as MYLFSGFEADAWTGEVLKSFKTPGLFPTGIAYDGTNIWVADRKDKKIYCLNPASGEVLRSIPSPAYWPTGLTWDGKYLWAADVKGGLPLSENYQGIIYKLDPATGNILHSVQSPSSTPRGLAWDGAYLWCADNGSDEIIQFNPDDGTTIKAFKAPSGDTRGLAFDGTYLWASDRIRDEIYMIDPEDGTVLLITEAPGAFTLGLCYDGQYLWASDTEQDKIFKLSVRDNDLYSRTNERHAEVTYTHEITNFGPGKVLTADIYLAIPQDRDNQIIEKISHSNKFNDVVSDASGQNCAHFHFEGIEAGGKREGDMITRAKIYEVRYFIFPDKVGPLEDIPAEVKQKYLGDNEKYQMNHPVIQDALKQCVGDEKNPYRIARNIYHHLIDNMYYEMVGGWNTAPTVLERGNGSCSEYTFVYISMCRAAGLPARYVGSVVVRGDDVCMDDVFHRWVEVYLPNYGWVPVDPSGGDHEWPRDQANYFGHLDNRFLITTENAGGSEYLGWTYNSDAHFTSEPKSFVVSDHYADWKPVGK